The Alnus glutinosa chromosome 8, dhAlnGlut1.1, whole genome shotgun sequence DNA segment AGGTCTTAGAGACATGAGGTGAGTCCAATCACACCtattgtgcaccaatcactctTCTGTTTGAATATTTGCTATGGTTAGTCTGGTCAGCATACAGCGTGCGATACGTCATCTCGTTTTTTTCCACTACAAATTTTGGTAAAAAGTCAAACGCCATCATCCAATTACAACAGTCCTAACGTGACATACAAAACTCACGTAATTGGACCCCAAAACCCAATTGATCTCCAATAGAATCAATTCCCATTTCGTCATGATACaccataaataaattaaataaaaaaagaaaagaatccaaCGGTTCAGATTCAACAATCTCCCCCCACTGGCCCCCACCCCAACCACAACCCCATTCGAAATCCGTGTCTTCTCTTTgtcctttctttttcattggGCAAGTCTAAACGAATGCACAttaacaaaacccaaaacaaaaatatttaataattttaatcaCGTCTTCTAGAGCCTTTAGTTTGCAACGaccatgatgatgatgattgatgacGAGCCTGACACCACTCTACCATCTTTAAACCATTTTAATCCAAAAATTAACCCCATTTTTTCAGGTCCATAAATGATGGATTGAAGTTCTGTAATTAGCCgttaaaattgctattttaaaGATTTATAGGAAATTTAATTGTTCGGATAAGGAAgtgaataatttaaaatttatttagacagTTAAATTTTATATAAGCGACTCTCTTATAATAACTACTCAAATTGCTAGTACTTTAAATAGTTAATTGGTGTAGATCCTTATCCGTAAAATGATGGCGGTAAGGCAAGGTTGGAATTTTATTTGAGTGGTATATATAATGttacgttatttaaaatttatatataatatgataATATATTCATTAGGTGGCATTATGTAATTTATATGCACATGAagtaaagttaaaaaaaataaaaaaaaaatgatggtggAAACGTGGATGACGTCACTGAAACGACACCGTTTCTATCCCATGtcaaataattaacaaaattactaaattagCCTGTAATTCAAAGTTGGACTGAAACTAATCCAATGTGCAACTATAAATATGGCTTTTGGCTCTCCCACTTTGCAACTCATCTACGTTACCCAATCTTAGatcaaaaagtcagagagagagaaagcgaaATCGCAGAGACCTTAGAAGACACTATCAATGGCCACCAAAGTGTATATTGTGTATGTAtcaatgttatttatttatgtatttttgccttcaTATATCAATATCTAATATTCACTCTGTTTCTAGCTAGTAATCTGATTTTtgctctctgttttttttttggttcctgGGATAATTTTCGTTCATTTTTGGTTTTGCATTTGATTATATCAATTGggtattctttattttttcttaattttaagatCAATCTACAGTTTGAtgtttctattatttatttcttaaacgATTGTATGAATGGCAAATGTGATTTTCTCTTGGATCTATATTCTTTTTCCACTTTTTCTGTTCTTATTGTAGTAGTTGTTATTGCTCTAATACAACTATAGCCTGCGTATCATCTTTTTAGACTTTCTCTTGGGTTCTTTTTTCCATTGGGTAAAGATGATTGGACAATAAGcttgaaatgaaaagaaaaaatttggtACCTTAGAGGCTTTTTTTTAGGTCATGTTTTTGCAAATTGAATTGTTTTAGTGAGTGAATCTCATGGTTTTGAAGAATCTTGTTGAAATGAAAGTGATTTCGGTTCGGCTAGTTCTGTTTTTGCATTTCTGCTTTcgctgttcttttttctttagaaacCAAATGAAGATCCTTTTTCGCCTTTAAGTGTAAAGGCTGTAGGACTGGATTCACGTATACTCTTCTTGGTGCTAAGAATTTACTCTTTTTTGAGCTTTTAACCAGAAAACTTACATATCTGGGATATTTTAGTTTTACTCGGGAGACCCATTAACCTCTAGCTCTAGTTTTGCAATCCAAGATCTGGGAATGCCAATGACAAGCAGAATTGCCGAGTCATCATACCAATAATTGATATAAATTCTGCAATGCAATTCTTTGGAACTCTCGCtatctcttttcattttaatttattttttttcagtctCTGCTTTGAATCGACGAAAAAGAGACTTTCTTTTTCTATGAATCCATTATgagaatatattttatattgaaatttgaatgattGCTTTTGCACTTGATTAGATTGATTTTAGAACTAGGAGTACTGTTGGCAGCAGGATGTGCATGACTATAATATTTCAAATCAGTTCAACATATTAGCAATTGGAGCAAATTCATGCAAACCTTCCttgttcatatttttcaaactcCATGAAGGGATTTGTTAAAGCATGAAATGAATGTATCTTGATGCTAAATCATAAAAAAGTAGGAGAGGCTTGTATCTCCTCAAGACTCCATTTATAGCTTAGGAAATACAATTAAACGTGTTGTCTTTtatggaataggatcctctctatttcaaaaGTATTCATTTCATGGTTGGGATTTAAAGAGTGCATCTAATGGtatatatgaagtcaatgttggcacgttttttaaaaaattaaatgatgtaGAATTATGTACACCGTTAGatacaccaactttaaatcatgaccataaaatgaatagtatcaatttcatttgaaatggagaagatcatTGTCCATCTTTTATGGCCATAGCAAGGTGATGAGCACATGTTTGATTATCTTTTGCAAAAACTATAGTGTTAATGTGCTTGTCATCATGGTGGATTAAAATGTTAAAACATTTCACTATGGCTTTTTTATTCAAGAAAttgatttctcaaaaaaaaaaaaaaatggacataTTTTGGAAATATGGCTAAAGACAGACTTCTTGCGTTGCATATTAAACCCATCAAAAGCAATGTTTAACCAGTTTAATTGATAATATCTACACAGACAGCTAGAGATATGAATTGAATATTGTTGATTGTAAATGTCTACATTTTGAGTGTATTCTTTCTGAATTATTGCATATCAATAAACAATTTTGAGATGTATGTCTATTACTCATTTGTGATAGGGCTTCACTCCCTTTAACAATTTGCCAACAAATAATTAGTTTTAGTTTCATTTGACCTGGGTACTTCAAATCTTTTGGATCATTATTTCACAAAATGTTGGTGAGTCTTTCGTGAAACCACATTGCAAATCTGTTGTAATGCATGACCAAGTCAAATTTCACTGAATTCCTATCTGTTTGTGTACTTTCAAAATGTAGGAAATTACCACCTCAAACAGGACACCATATGGTTATTGGTATGGGATATCCAGACACCTATAATTGAACACATATGAGTGCAAGCAAGAGAGAAATACATTTTCCAGTATATAGAAATTCCCTTAGATGGCTTCTTACTTGAgtcatatatttttctcaagaaTAGAGTTTCCCAAATTGCTTCTAACAAGTTATGTTATATAGgaacttcctttttttcttttcccttttctttaaTAAGTATGAAGTTTTGATAATCCAGTCATGTTCTCAAGTCTCAATATGAAATTGGAAATGGTTGAAATCGTTCCTTGATCTCTTGTAAAAGCCCAAGATGAGGAGGAACAGGCTTATGTAGTTCCTTTTCCAGTTACTTGTTCCCCTCAGTCACACCGACATCATCTCAAATATTTCAATTCAGAAGTTAGAAAGCACTTGTTGGATTTCATTTATTAGGATATGTCCACTCTAGCTAGCTGTGTTAATTCTTATCCACGTGTCTCAAGGTTTCTAGGTGTAGGATCCTATATCCCTTCACATGTTGACTGTGAAGAGAACAATAAATGAGGTCATTGGCTGTGGCCAGTTCGGTTTGCCACTGTCTGGGTGCCTGATGGGGGAAAATAATGGAAACAAGGAAGTTCAAGCACATCTTTATTAAATGAAATTGGTGATAGGAAagtgaaagagaaatgattgggAAGGAAATAGAAAGTTTTAGAAGTCTCTTTCAAAAGGTATTGTGTCTCTAGTTGGCTAACTGGCTCTTCTGCACCTGGATGCAGTCAGCTAATGTCTCCACGACTGGTTTGGGACCATTGTCACTTAATTGCTGTTTTGTGTTCGTTAAAGGTCTTTGTCACCAACAATTCTCATTTGTTGCCACTAAACCAATCGCTTCTGTGTGGCTCTAAGCTCTGATGTTTGAGTTCCTGACTATCTCCAGTTCAAGCATTATAGGTGGCCATGAATATCATCATCTACACTCTATGGTATTAGTGGCTGTGGAATATTGGCAGATTTATTCAGTTTTATGGGTAATGCTGTAACTCAAAATGTTGTGAGTTCCTGGTCAGCGTTTTTTAGGGCTTCTTAGATTTTCCATTGTATTttaatctgcacaaaatctgaGAGAGAACCTGGGAAGTTCCtcatacacacatacacacaatgGATAAGTTTAAAGAAGTTTATTTCACACAACCGAGAAGTTCAAAAAAATCTGTTCTGACCAAATAATTTGAGTAACGGGCTGTGTGAAGACTGCCAAGTTGGCAATCCATTAGAGATCAATGTGAGCAAGTTGTTTTTCCCAGTGCTAATATACTTTCAATTTGGTCCTTACACCTATTGAATACTAACCAAATCTATCATTTTAGAATTTATGGAAGTTCAGATTTTGCATTAGATGCCATTGTATAGTGATTTGTGTTTCACTTGGCTTCTAGTTCTTTCTCACTAACAGTCATTCTCAAGTATACTATTGTAATGATTTGATATCATACAactcttttaattattataaaattttattgctGCAATAGGTACTACTCCATGTACGGACATGTAGAGAAACTAGCAGAAGAGATAAAGAAAGGGGCTTCATCTGTTGAAGGTGTGGAAGCCAAACTATGGCAGGTAAGAATGTGCATTACATATGATCTATGCATTACATGTTATATCATTTTAATAACTACCAGTTTATgcgtccaaaaaataaataaataaataactaccagttttaatgttttttatagCTTAGGCTATTGTAAAACTCAGTACCGATGAGCAACAATCAATCTTAGAGAAAGAAATGTTCATTGTTTTgccaccaaaaaaaagaagagtaaaatgGATTCAGAACTTTGGACCTTGTTGGCTTAATACTAAGCAAAGCTTTGAGGTGGAACCCTGTTTTAATGGTTTGTTACAATTCAATGTCACTGTCCGTGCTTTATCCCAACTTTTTTCAGTCATTTGCAGACTTCCTGTTTTCCCAAGGTGCTCAGCTCttcccacccccccccccccccccccacctcccttctctctctctctctcagagccaTAACCTATTAGCTTTTCTTGTGCATACATATATAATCTTTTATAGTTCTTATCTTGTTTTTTaccttatctatttttttttcctctgttcCTTTTCGTCTTAATAACCTCATCTCTACACGcttaatatattaacatatttCACGATTAACTTAACACTTTGCAACATATCTTTATCTCCAATGTCCTCCAAAGTTTGGAGTCTTCCTTTTGGTTGATACATCTTAGAATCAAAATTTTCTGCAAACTCAAGCAGCTGGCCTGTATATGGCTAAGCAATGGTTTTCAGTAGAAGGTCGAAACCTCTACATTCTTGACTTAGGGTGCAATCTCAGTTTATCTCTGAATTTTTCTGTAATTAATTGCAAAATTCTCTGATCGACTTTAGTTGACTTGTGGAACAGGTACCTGAGACACTACATGATGAGGTGCTTGGGAAGATGAGTGCACCACCAAAGAGTGATGTACCAATCATTACACCCAATGAACTTGCTGAGGCTGATGGGTTTGTTTTTGGCTTCCCAACAAGATATGGAATGATGGCTGCTCAATTCAAAGCATTTCTGGATGCAACTGGAGGTTTATGGAGAACACAACAGCTTGCTGGCAAACCTGCCGGGTTATTTTACAGCACTGGATCTCAAGGCGGTGGACAAGAGACTACTGCGTAAGTTCCCACGACTTGATTATTAAACTAACTGAAATATCCTAAAAAGTCTGGATGGGGGAAAAATGAAACTGACTTGTTATGTATATTTCATAGGTTAACTGCAATTACTCAGCTGGTTCACCATGGAATGATATTCGTGCCCATTGGATATACATTTGGAGCTGGCATGTTTGAAATGGAGCACGTGAAAGGTGGAAGCCCTTATGGTGCTGGCACTTTTGCTGGGGATGGCTCTAGGCAGCCAACTGAGCTTGAGTTGCAGCAAGCATTACACCAAGGAAAGTACATTGCCACCATCGCAAAGAAACTCAAGGGTGCTGCTTAAGTTGCCAAATTAATTCAACGTAAAGATATTGTATCATTTGAAAGCCTTTTCCATTTTATAGTTCTAAAATTTCATATTCGGATTTCTGTGTATTTGCAAATAATAATGCATTTGTTTTATGAATGCATCGTGTGTTACACAGTGCACTGTGGTTATTATTAATGATAAAAGTTTGATTGATTGTCCATCTCTGCATAATTTCCCTCTTTCCCCCATAAATATTAACAAAGAATTGTGACAAGGATTCTATATTGGTGTCAAAGCCAATGCCAGACTTGGCATGTTCAGGTCCATGTGACCAACATTCTTCTTGTTACCCCAACGCTAGATTCTGATTGTTTAGGATTGAATAGGTGCTGAATCTGCTGAAAAAGGCTTTTCTTATAGCTTGGCGTGGCGGAAATTATGTTCATTGGTTCCAGACTTAGCATGTTCAGGTCCATGTGACCAACATTCTTCTTGTTACTCCCAACAGTTGATTCTGATTGTTTAGGATTGAATGGGTGCTGAATCTGCTGAAAAAggcttttcttattttcttttagtgcTTGGCACGGCGGAAAATATGAGTCAACCTGAAAATGCTTTcggttgacaaaaaaaaataaaaaaaattaacttttatgAGCCGTAAAATagtttattctttttatctgcAGAAACCATATTCAGCCGCTCGACCACACGCCTAGGTAGGCAATTGTAAGAGAACTCTTTATGGAGCCAACCTTCCAAAGCCGTGCTTGGACAGGTAGACCTCACAAGGGAGGGTCTCTTTACAATTGTCTACctaattttaaaacaatatgTGCAAGCAATATATGAgaataaaagttaatttttatttgttagtcaatataactaaaaaaacatttttctataaaaaaaaacattttatccCGAAACAAACCGGCTTAGGGTCATAACTTGTCTAAATGCATTTAAGTTAAAAATGGCATAATCCCATATGCTTGCCTTGTTTTAACGAGGTTTTAGTTCCAATTCGATTTGTTTTGTGGAAGTCAACCTTCCATTTGATCTTGGAAAATATGAGCAATTTGAAAGGAGAACCCTTTAAAATTTTCTTGCTTTCCTTGGGCTTTAAACGACGTTTTTTCCTACATTTTTCAGAGAACCAAACAGAGGTTAGACAGAGGTTAACTTGCTAGTGTTGCAGTCAGGTAGCTATTACAGGGGAGATGCTCTAAATCCCCAACTGGTTTTTGAATTCCTTTCGTTGAAAATTTAGTGACACAGCACGGGAAAGATTTTCCCGCAAAACAGAacaagaacagaaaaaaaaaaaaaaaaaaaaaaaaaaaaaaaacgcttaaAAACAAACGTAGATAAATTAAAACAGAGAAAATCGTGAAGAACATAAAGACTAAAAGATAAGAACGTTGGTTGGACATCATAAAACTCCCATCACCAATAGAATTCGTCCTGCTCCACAAACACCTCACCAATAGACAATCCAATTTCTGAATCTTTTAGTCGCATGTGATTCAATGAATTCCTCTGCCTCTTGTCTATATCTATCTTGCATGTGGTCGCATCCAATATAGTTTGTAGATAGTTGGATTCCATAGATTTTCAACAAGGATAAGGAACACCCAGAGACGAAATCAGAGTTGTAAGCTCATGTTCTTGCGAAGGCACAAAATCACTGAGAAATTGCGGCTTAGAACATTGGATTATTGTGGACTAGAATCTGCACCATTTCCATATTTCCCATTGAATTGGAAAGTCCTTTTTGTTTAAATTCAACTTGCACTGATGAGGAAATACCGTATGCAAATTGTTTTCTCCTTACACGCTTCACTGAAATAcatagaaaataatttaaattaaattacaagtTATCAATTCCTAATGGACCCAAATCAAATATGGATGAAAGTCATGCTACCCTTACGTAGTGTACTTAGATATCCCCTCTCATAGTCGGTGTCACTCTAAACCATCACATGAGAATGATCATAATTACTAGATCTCGCTCGTCGGGGGTGGTCGTGAGTCGTGACCACCTCCGAAGGCTCCGGGAGTGGTGCAACCGTTCCCGAAGGTTTGGTGGAGATGACCGACGGAGTGGTCAGCCACTCGTAAAAGAGGTCAGACAATCTTTTTTCAAGAAGTGATAGGTTTGTCAAGCATGAAGGTTAAAGCACTAATACTACTCCGGCAAGAAGTGATGGCTAGGTTTCAGGTTTGTCAAGCATGAAGGTTAAAGCATATACGTCACTGCTAATGCATTTCAAATCGTTTTGAAATGATGCTGTTCACataaatttgggtttttttttttttttttttttttttttttttttatatatatatatatatatatatatatatgttcattaCCAAAACATGCTTCATATATAGATAAATAAACATTTTCCAGGGAAGAATGATTctgataattaataataattgcaAATAATTTTATCAACTCAACATGGTAGggcaaaaaaaattgggaatcATACGTAGTAATTGATTAACGTCTTAGTGAAGAAAAATATAGATCAGAAAGTATTCTGCTAAAAATCTTAGCATAATGACTATCAACGCTTAGATATGCTTTGATTTCTTTCGTTTTCCATTCGATCATTTCTTAGTAAAGTAGAATGCTTAGTAGATCGATAAACTTGAAATTCAAGCTTGTAAAAAGTAGTTAATCACTAGCTAGGCACCAGCGTGCAGCTGAGATATGTTAATTACCACTGCAAAAGTCATCAAGTAAAGTAGGAATCAAGATAAATATATCAAGCAATGTAGATTTCCAAATCAAAGTTTCTTCTATATATGAGGCGGGATAAATCGAtagaataaaacaaattaagttATCCATGAGTAGTCAACCATCTCAATTCTCGATCTAGTATGCCcctaatttacaatttttcaggaaaaaaaaaaaaaaaaaaaactatcttgAGCAATATCAGTTTTTCTCAattttggagtgtttttaaaatattaattaaattattaaatcaactGTTTCTTATATGCTTATAAGATTTTAGAATAAGTGACGATTGAATTTGGTATCAAAACCGAATTAAGTTCCAAGTTCAAACCTTTAACTTTACAAATTAtcctcatttcaattaaatattctaagtGTTAGGCATTATTTATTAAGGGAGAGtttgagcctataaataagagggggagtgttaaaatattaattaaattactaattcaaccatttcttataaacttatatttttgaaataagtaatgatttaaaaCCATCCTTATTTGCTAAAATGTAAAGGTATCTCtccattttataaaattgaataaaacaaAGCCTATCGCTCCCCTATCACAACATGATGATTAAGAATAAAAGTGATTGTATCTTGTTattatatcttttcttttttacttgaattttttatttttactgaaAAAGAAAGGCAACTATAAttaagttcattttttttattgtccaCTTTATGCAGGGAATAGGGATTGTCTGGGAGAAAGAAGGCGTTGACAAAAATAGGGCAATTCGTTTTAAATATATTGATTTGTTATCGAGAATGCATACCAAGATTAAGTCCTGCCTTAAATGGTTGTATTTGGtaaagagttttttttctttctttttttttttcagatttgaattttttttttgagagaaaagtgaaaaaaattatttggtaataattttgaaaaaggctttaactttttttttttaggagaagtAAAAATAAGGATCAAGACGGTTGCGGCCAAACATAGCCGTTGGCAATATTTAAAATTGgttctaaaaaaattgaaagaaattggaaaaaagagaatatatatatatatatatatattctctcaaAATTGTTGTTCAAACTCAAAATTAAGCTGTTTCCAAACTTTACTTCTTATTAATTTATCTGAAAGCCTTtattaaaccctaaacaaacaaaattattaaaaaaccaaagtctaaaatctaaaattataGAAGAATATAAAAATTGGCCCTTTTTTTAGAATGTAATTAAAGCAAACATAAAACTAGTTCTAATTAGGGTTGTAACTGAATCGAGTTATTTATAGACCGTTTATGCTAAACTCATATAAACTTTACTCAGAGTAAGGTTTAGTTATTAAATGAATTGAGTTacataaatttaaattcatttaaTAAACAAGCCAAAAACTTGTATAAACGTGGCTCAACTAGTATAATCTCTCATATAAATtagtataacttcatttttattatcttttacggtattttattttaattttataattagaacAACTTATGGTATCTAAAAAGATGAAAGAGAATCCTCTTTCGTATAGTTTGAATCCTTATATATAATTGTGAATCTTgataaaaatatgtatttatgtgtgtatatacatttatatttaTGTATGTATAGATTACAGCCCTAGCTCCATAGCTCTAATTCTAGTCATCGGCTTCATTTTAATTTGGCAATACTTGCCAAGTTCAAATTTACTTTCTAATGATATATGAAATCTTATGTTGTATCTGCCACATCACAATTTCTAGCCATGGTTAGGGCTGGAAATGCTTGATATGATCCACAAATCTGAAACGAAATTAAAAAGCTAGTGTAAAAGGGTTCGGGTCAAAACGAGTAAACTCGATTAAACATGATTAATAAGCGAGTCAAATGTAAGTCAACTCGTGTAACCTACcttatataataaaattatatttttacctttgaaagttaaaaaccctACGACCACATGAAAACCTTCTATCTCGTTGCGTCGTTTTTCAACTttt contains these protein-coding regions:
- the LOC133875210 gene encoding NAD(P)H dehydrogenase (quinone) FQR1; the encoded protein is MATKVYIVYYSMYGHVEKLAEEIKKGASSVEGVEAKLWQVPETLHDEVLGKMSAPPKSDVPIITPNELAEADGFVFGFPTRYGMMAAQFKAFLDATGGLWRTQQLAGKPAGLFYSTGSQGGGQETTALTAITQLVHHGMIFVPIGYTFGAGMFEMEHVKGGSPYGAGTFAGDGSRQPTELELQQALHQGKYIATIAKKLKGAA